A segment of the Streptomyces sp. NBC_00376 genome:
GGCGCACGGCGCCGGTGATTCGGTGAACCCGCCGTCGTACTTCCTGCGCTTCCCCGACCGCCCGTCCTCCCGGATCATCGCGCTGCCCGCCTCGATCGGCGGGAAGGCACGGGTGGACGGCCTGAAGTGGATCTCCAGCTTCCCGGACAACGTGACGGCAGGCATCCCCAGGGCATCGGCGGTGCTGATCCTCAACGACCCCGACACCGGCTACCCGTTCGCCTGTCTGGAGAGTTCGATCATCAGCGCCACCCGGACGGCCGCGTCGGCGGCGTCGGCGGCCGACTGGCTCAGCCGCGACCGGCCGCGACCGACGCGTGTCGGGTTCTTCGGGGTGGGCTTGATCGCCCGCTACATCCACACCTTCCTGGCCGGCACCGGCTGGTCGTTCGACGAGATCGGCGTACACGACCTGTCCGCCGAGAGCGCGGCAGGCTTCCGGTGCTACCTGGAGCAGTCGGACACCGTCGGCCGGATCACCGTGCACGACAGTGCCGAGCAGTTGATCCGAAACAGCGACCTGGTCGTCTTCGCCACGGTCGCCGGCCAACCGCACGTCAGTGACCTGTCATGGTTCGCACACAATCCGCTGGTGCTGCACGTGTCGCTGCGCGACCTCGCGCCGGAGATCCTGCTCGCCTCGACCAACATCGTCGATGACGTCGAGCACTGCCTCAAGGCCGACACGTCCCCGCATCTGGCCGAGCAGCTCACGGGCAACCGGGACTTCCTGCACGGCACGCTCGACGACGTGATGGCCGGACGGGTAGAGGTGCCGGCGGACCGGCCGGTGGTGTTCTCGCCCTTCGGCCTCGGGGTGCTCGACCTCGCGGTGGGCAAGTACGTGTACACCGAGGTGGCCCGCTCCGGAGAGTTGCACGTCGTCGACGACTTCTTCCACGAAACGAGCCGGTACGGATGAGCCGGCCGAGAGCGCAGGCGGCTTCTTCGAGGCTGAGCCCGGAAGAGCACACCAGTCCCGTCGCAGCAGGTCCTGACGCACGAGACAGCGGCCGCTGACACAGGGCCCTGTCCCGCCGGTTGGAGACAGGGCCTCGCCCGCACGGGCGAGGGTCCCGCCCCCGGCCGGATGACTCCGAAAGTGCTCTGCTCCAGACAGAGGAGACCATGGTGCCCGTCATTTCCACTCCCTACGGCTTCAACGAAGAGAATCTCTATGTCGACCTCCGGTCGATCTTCGGGCATTCACTCTTCCTGAAGTGTGAGGGCTTCAACTTCGCAGGCTCGATCAAGTTGAAGGCCGCGACCGCGATGGTGGAAGCCGCTGAGCGGGATGGAATCCTGACACCGGAATCGATCCTGGTCGAGTCCTCGTCCGGAAACCTCGGCGTGGCGCTGAGTGTGATTGCGGCGAGCAAGGGCTACCGGTTCCTGTGTGTGACGGACTCCCGCGGCAATCTGTCGAACAGAATGATGATGGAGGCGTTGGGCAGCAAGGTGCATGTGCTCGCCGAACCGCGGGCGGACTCCGGATTTCTCGGCGCCCGGCTCGACTACCTCCGCGCGTTGTGCGCCTCCGACGACCGATATGTGTGGCTCAGTCAGTACACCAATCCGAACAACTGGAAGGCGCACTACCGTACGACCGCGCCGGCGGTCGCCCGGCAGTTCCCGCGGCTGGACGTGCTGTTCGTCGGAGC
Coding sequences within it:
- the sbnA gene encoding 2,3-diaminopropionate biosynthesis protein SbnA, producing the protein MPVISTPYGFNEENLYVDLRSIFGHSLFLKCEGFNFAGSIKLKAATAMVEAAERDGILTPESILVESSSGNLGVALSVIAASKGYRFLCVTDSRGNLSNRMMMEALGSKVHVLAEPRADSGFLGARLDYLRALCASDDRYVWLSQYTNPNNWKAHYRTTAPAVARQFPRLDVLFVGAGTTGTLMGCARYFRRWHRPVRIIAVDSVGSVSFGGSPGPRMIPGLGMSMRPPLLDESYVDEVILVEEADTIRACHRLARRGFLFGGSTGTVISGATDWLARHDASELTAVAVSPDLGERYLDTIYQTNWLEDLYGEDVLDSDKETAHSWATATPPPIR
- the sbnB gene encoding 2,3-diaminopropionate biosynthesis protein SbnB, with the translated sequence MTTVDSTPRESATVAPITVPPFAVISGAQVQRTLHRCEKRITELVEATYRAHGAGDSVNPPSYFLRFPDRPSSRIIALPASIGGKARVDGLKWISSFPDNVTAGIPRASAVLILNDPDTGYPFACLESSIISATRTAASAASAADWLSRDRPRPTRVGFFGVGLIARYIHTFLAGTGWSFDEIGVHDLSAESAAGFRCYLEQSDTVGRITVHDSAEQLIRNSDLVVFATVAGQPHVSDLSWFAHNPLVLHVSLRDLAPEILLASTNIVDDVEHCLKADTSPHLAEQLTGNRDFLHGTLDDVMAGRVEVPADRPVVFSPFGLGVLDLAVGKYVYTEVARSGELHVVDDFFHETSRYG